The window ATAATCAAACAATATAACTTAAATTTAATTGGATTGCATATTCATATTGGTTCGGGAGTTAACGAAAAAAACTTATATCAAGCAAGTCTAGCAATGCAAAAATATGCAATACAAATAAACAAAAAAATACAATTTATCTCAGCTGGGGGGGGATTAAAAATTCCATATACATCTCTAGATCAAGAGACTAATATTAGTAATTATTTTGAAACATGGAATAAAACTAAAAAAATTATTTCTTCAAGACTAAAATGTCCTATTCGGCTAGAAATTGAACCAGGACGTTTTTTAGTTGCTCAATCTGGTATTTTAATTGCTGAAATATATTCAATAAAAAAAATAGGAAAAAATACTTTTATACTTATAAATGCAGGATTTAATGATTTAATGAGACCAGTATTGTACGGAAGTTATCATAAAATCACCGTACTCCATAAAAATCCTATAAATGAACAAAAAAGCTCAGTTATTCAAGGAATTATTGCAGGACCATTATGCGAATCAGGAGATGTGTTTACGGTAACAAAAACTGGAATAATATGTCATAGAAAAATCCCACAAGTCCATATCGGAGATTATATTATTATACATAATACGGGGGCTTATGGTGCTTCTATGTCCTCAAATTATAATAGTCGACCGTTAATACCAGAAATATTATATAAAAATAATAAATTTAAATTAATTAGAAGGCGTCAAACAATACAAGAAATGTTAAACTTGGAAACATCGTTATAAACATACGTAAGTAAATTGTATGAACGGTTTCAATCCATAAAACACTTTATAAAAAATAATAAATTTATTTTTGATATCTAGTGGGCGCTTAAACCAACTTAACGTACTAAATATGCCTATACATAACTTCAAACTCAATATTAAAACTATGAAAAAAAAAGTATATATTAAAACATGGGGATGTCAAATGAACGTTCATGACTCCTCAATGATAAAAAATATTTTAAAAGCAACCAATCAATATACTATAATCGATCAACCTGAAATATCTGACATATTAATTTTAAATACCTGTTCAATTAGAGAGAACGCACAAGAAAAGTTATTTCATCAACTCGGCCGGTGGAAAAAATTAAAAAAAAAAAAAACAAAAACCATAATAGCGGTGGGGGGATGTGTTGCTACTCAAGAAGGAAAGAAAATTTATAAAAGAGCTAATTTTATCAATATTATATTTGGTCCACAAACACTGCATAGATTACCAAAATTATTGGAGCAAGCTTATACGAATAAGAAAATATTAATTGATATTAAAGAAAAGTCGCTAAAAAAATTTGACCATTCAATTAATAAAGAAATAAACAAAAAAATTACGTCATTTGTTACTATCATAGAGGGATGTAATAAATATTGTTCTTTTTGTATTGTTCCGTATACTAGAGGAAAAGAAACTAGTAGAAATAACAAAGACATTCTCACAGAAATAACCAGTCTAACACAAATTGGAGTACGCGAAGTTATTTTATTAGGTCAAAATGTTAATGCTTATAATATATACAATAAAAAAAGCAAAAAAAAATATCGTTTTTCAGACTTATTATATGAAATAGCCGCAATTCCAAAAATTGATAGAATCAGATATATAACTAGTCATCCCATAGAATTTAGCGATGATATTATAGATGCATATAAAAAAATTCCTCAGCTAACAAATTTTTTACATTTACCCATACAGAGCGGATCAAATAAAATTTTACGACTAATGAAGCGCGGCTATACTGTAGAAAAATATGAACATATTATTGATAAATTAAAGCACATTAGACCTAACATGACAATTAGTTCTGATTTTATTGTCGGATTTCCTGGAGAAACAGATAAAGATTTTCAAAAAACCCTTGATTGCGTATCAAAAATTAATTTTGATACTAGCT is drawn from Buchnera aphidicola and contains these coding sequences:
- the miaB gene encoding tRNA (N6-isopentenyl adenosine(37)-C2)-methylthiotransferase MiaB; the protein is MKKKVYIKTWGCQMNVHDSSMIKNILKATNQYTIIDQPEISDILILNTCSIRENAQEKLFHQLGRWKKLKKKKTKTIIAVGGCVATQEGKKIYKRANFINIIFGPQTLHRLPKLLEQAYTNKKILIDIKEKSLKKFDHSINKEINKKITSFVTIIEGCNKYCSFCIVPYTRGKETSRNNKDILTEITSLTQIGVREVILLGQNVNAYNIYNKKSKKKYRFSDLLYEIAAIPKIDRIRYITSHPIEFSDDIIDAYKKIPQLTNFLHLPIQSGSNKILRLMKRGYTVEKYEHIIDKLKHIRPNMTISSDFIVGFPGETDKDFQKTLDCVSKINFDTSYSFIYSQRPGTRAEKLIDTTSLEEKKKRLFLLQNTIKQQALRWKRRMLGTQQSVLVEGFMKNNIHELYGRTENNRIIIFTGNSNLIGKLINVTVTNINYHTCLQGKINKINTYKILNTRSAS
- the lysA gene encoding diaminopimelate decarboxylase, encoding MRYTTEIQQKMLERKNLIPLIEKYNTPMWVYNADIIKTQIKKLKKFDIIRFAQKSCSNIHILKIMQRNNIKIDAVSLGEIERALAAGFQPKDHNIVFTSDILENDVLQKVIELNIPVNAGSVDMLKKIGKISPQYPVWIRINPKFGDGHHLKTNTGGENSKHGIWDPLEALAIIKQYNLNLIGLHIHIGSGVNEKNLYQASLAMQKYAIQINKKIQFISAGGGLKIPYTSLDQETNISNYFETWNKTKKIISSRLKCPIRLEIEPGRFLVAQSGILIAEIYSIKKIGKNTFILINAGFNDLMRPVLYGSYHKITVLHKNPINEQKSSVIQGIIAGPLCESGDVFTVTKTGIICHRKIPQVHIGDYIIIHNTGAYGASMSSNYNSRPLIPEILYKNNKFKLIRRRQTIQEMLNLETSL